In Aspergillus luchuensis IFO 4308 DNA, chromosome 1, nearly complete sequence, the following are encoded in one genomic region:
- the ISY1 gene encoding pre-mRNA-splicing factor ISY1 (BUSCO:EOG09264IOS;~COG:A;~EggNog:ENOG410PKY9;~InterPro:IPR029012,IPR037200,IPR009360;~PFAM:PF06246;~go_process: GO:0000350 - generation of catalytic spliceosome for second transesterification step [Evidence IEA]) produces the protein MARNSEKAQSMLFRFRAQQAADLGIIDIGRTRRPKAITTVDSIPMCEKWRGQVLKEISRKVSRIQELSLSDYQIRDLNDEINKLMKEKWTWEMQIRNLGGPNYMRGSGRVFDDDGREIPGGGKGYRYFGRARELPGVKEMFEAAARRGRRPAEEEDEEGGKGRGGEIATKKVDANYFGYGLDEEDGTLLAYERQKEKEAVERLRRKDEDVEDGWEPLPGDAGDGVEWRLPTLDEVQEELVDRRRRRLLDKIS, from the exons ATG GCGCGTAACAGCGAAAAAGCCCAATCGATGCTCTTCCGTTTCCGGGCCCAACAAGCCGCGGACCTCGGAATCATCGACATCGGGCGCACGCGCCGCCCGAAAGCCATCACGACCGTTGACTCGATCCCGATGTGCGAGAAATGGCGCGGCCAAGTGCTGAAGGAAATCTCACGCAAAGTTTCCCGGATCCAGGAGCTCAGTCTAAGCGATTACCAGATCCGCGATCTGAACGATGAGATCAACAAGCTTATGAAGGAGAAGTGGACGTGGGAGATGCAGATTCGGAACCTGGGCGGGCCGAACTATATGCGAGGCTCCGGACGggtgtttgatgatgatgggagggagataCCGGGTGGTGGGAAGGGGTATCGGTATTTTGGACGAGCGAGAGAGTTGCCGGGTGTGAAGGAGATGTTTGAGGCGGCGGCGAGACGCGGGAGGAGGccggccgaggaagaggatgaagaaggtggaaagGGGAGAGGTGGTGAGATTGCGACGAAGAAGGTCGATGCTAATTACTTTGGATAtgggttggatgaggaggatgggacgCTTTTGGCGTATGagaggcagaaggagaaggaggctgttgAGAGATTGCGcaggaaggatgaggatgttgaggatggGTGGGAGCCGTTGCCTGGTGATGCTGGCGATGGGGTTGAGTGGAGGTTGCCTACACTTGATGAGGTTCAGGAAGAGTTGGTTGAtcgacggaggaggaggttgttggaTAAGATCTCATGA